From Phyllopteryx taeniolatus isolate TA_2022b chromosome 18, UOR_Ptae_1.2, whole genome shotgun sequence, the proteins below share one genomic window:
- the mrpl19 gene encoding 39S ribosomal protein L19, mitochondrial encodes MSGPRRLPYKACDNRRSKMAASVQGLHKCLFSSKLLRNTQLRNERFLSTSGCRPSPGNDDGRPPKFTPPPKPVIIDKTQSVAALRKFLSPEFIPPRQRTNPVKFYMERKDMIRRRGVINLPEFYVGSILAVTMADPNASGKSNRFVGICIQRGGKGLGATFVLRNIINNQGVEICYELYNPRIQEIQVLKLEKRLDDNLMYLRDALPEYSTVDPEMKPLPISPTGEVPVNTLKVKMRPRPWSKHWERPKFDIRGIRFDLCVSPAGLEYVQKWARPWQEYDMLREYDTSEIEEQISSEIQQETSKLKTS; translated from the exons ATGTCTGGCCCAAGGAGGCTTCCGTACAAGGCATGCGACAACAGAAGGTCAAAGATGGCAGCCTCCGTTCAGGGCCTCCATAAATGTCTATTTTCCTCCAAGTTGTTAAGAAACACACAGCTCCGAAATGAAC GGTTCTTGTCCACGTCCGGGTGTCGCCCATCTCCGGGAAACGACGACGGGCGGCCACCGAAATTCACTCCTCCGCCCAAGCCTGTCATCATTGACAAGACGCAGAGTGTGGCAGCTCTGCGGAA GTTCCTGAGCCCAGAGTTCATCCCACCCCGTCAGAGGACAAACCCGGTGAAGTTTTACATGGAGAGGAAAGACATGATCCGCAGGAGGGGCGTGATCAACCTTCCGGAATTCTACGTGG GAAGCATACTTGCTGTGACCATGGCTGACCCAAATGCCAGTGGCAAATCAAACCGCTTTGTTGGCATATGCATCCAGAGGGGTGGGAAGGGTCTCGGAGCAACTTTTGTCCTGAGGAACATCATCAATAACCAAG GCGTGGAGATCTGCTACGAGCTGTACAACCCGCGCATCCAGGAGATCCAGGTGCTGAAGCTGGAGAAGCGGCTGGATGACAACCTGATGTACCTGAGGGACGCCCTGCCGGAGTACAGCACCGTGGATCCCGAAATGAAGCCTTTGCCCATCTCCCCCACTGGAGAGGTGCCAGTTAACACG CTCAAAGTGAAGATGCGTCCGAGGCCGTGGTCCAAACACTGGGAGCGCCCCAAGTTCGACATCCGGGGCATCCGCTTCGACCTGTGCGTGTCGCCGGCCGGGTTGGAGTACGTTCAGAAGTGGGCGAGGCCTTGGCAGGAGTACGACATGTTGCGGGAGTACGACACCTCTGAGATAGAAGAGCAGATCTCCAGCGAGATCCAGCAGGAGACGAGCAAGTTGAAAACCTCCTGA